From Stenotrophomonas maltophilia, a single genomic window includes:
- the kdsA gene encoding 3-deoxy-8-phosphooctulonate synthase, translating to MKLCGFEVGLDQPLFLIAGPCVIESMQLQLDTAGKLKEITDRLGVNFIFKSSFDKANRTSGTAFRGPGMEEGLKVLAEVKKQIGVPVLTDVHEYTPMDEVASVVDVLQTPAFLVRQTDFIRKVCSAGKPVNIKKGQFLAPWDMKPVVEKAKATGNEQIMVCERGASFGYNNLVSDMRSLAVMRDTGCPVVFDATHSVQLPGGQGTSSGGQREHVPVLARAAVAVGISGLFAETHPDPSKALSDGPNAWPLDQMEALLETLMELDAVTKKHGFSRFA from the coding sequence ATGAAACTGTGTGGATTCGAGGTCGGGCTGGACCAGCCCCTGTTCCTGATCGCGGGCCCCTGCGTGATCGAGTCGATGCAGCTGCAGCTCGATACCGCCGGCAAGCTGAAGGAGATCACCGACCGCCTCGGCGTCAACTTCATCTTCAAGTCCAGCTTCGACAAGGCCAACCGCACTTCGGGCACCGCCTTCCGCGGCCCGGGAATGGAAGAGGGCCTGAAGGTGCTGGCCGAGGTGAAGAAGCAGATCGGCGTGCCGGTGCTGACCGACGTCCATGAATACACCCCGATGGACGAAGTGGCCTCGGTGGTGGACGTGCTGCAGACCCCGGCGTTCCTGGTCCGCCAGACCGACTTCATCCGCAAGGTGTGCTCGGCCGGCAAGCCGGTCAACATCAAGAAGGGCCAGTTCCTGGCGCCGTGGGACATGAAGCCGGTCGTGGAAAAGGCCAAGGCCACCGGCAACGAGCAGATCATGGTCTGCGAGCGCGGCGCCAGCTTCGGCTACAACAACCTGGTCAGCGACATGCGTTCGCTGGCGGTGATGCGCGACACCGGTTGCCCGGTGGTGTTCGATGCCACCCATTCGGTGCAGCTGCCGGGCGGCCAGGGCACCAGTTCGGGCGGCCAGCGCGAGCACGTGCCGGTGCTGGCCCGTGCCGCAGTGGCGGTGGGTATCTCCGGCCTGTTCGCCGAGACCCATCCGGATCCGTCCAAGGCCCTGTCCGATGGCCCCAATGCGTGGCCGCTGGATCAGATGGAAGCCCTGCTCGAGACCCTGATGGAGCTCGATGCGGTGACCAAGAAGCACGGCTTCTCGCGCTTCGCGTGA
- the eno gene encoding phosphopyruvate hydratase, translating into MSTIRSIHAREILDSRGNPTLEAEVILEDGSFGRAAVPSGASTGTKEAVELRDGDKTRYLGKGVRKAVDNVNGAIANALKDFEATDQAGLDRRLIDLDGTENKGRLGANALLGVSMAAAHAAAASNKQALWQYLAAKTGVTPSLPVPMMNIINGGAHADNNVDFQEFMVLPVGFTSFSEALRAGTEIFHSLKSVLKGHGLSTAVGDEGGFAPDFRSNVEALDTILEAIGKAGYTAGEDVLLGLDVASSEFFENGKYNLVGENKRLTSEQFVDFLADWAAQYPIITIEDGLAENDWAGWKLLTDRIGKKVQLVGDDLFVTNPKIFQEGIDSGTANAILIKVNQIGTLSETLEAIAMADRAGYAAVVSHRSGETEDTTIADISVATTATQIKTGSLCRSDRVAKYNQLLRIEEALGAGARYAGRDAFVSLKR; encoded by the coding sequence ATGAGTACGATCCGCAGCATCCACGCCCGTGAAATCCTCGACAGCCGTGGCAACCCCACGCTGGAAGCCGAAGTCATCCTGGAGGACGGTTCGTTCGGTCGTGCCGCGGTTCCCTCCGGCGCCTCGACCGGCACCAAGGAAGCGGTCGAGCTGCGTGACGGCGACAAGACCCGTTACCTGGGCAAGGGCGTGCGCAAGGCCGTCGACAACGTCAACGGCGCCATTGCCAACGCGCTGAAGGATTTTGAAGCCACCGACCAGGCCGGCCTCGACCGTCGCCTGATCGACCTCGACGGCACCGAGAACAAGGGTCGCCTGGGTGCGAACGCGCTGCTGGGTGTTTCGATGGCTGCCGCGCACGCTGCCGCCGCTTCGAACAAGCAGGCGCTGTGGCAGTACCTCGCCGCCAAGACCGGCGTGACCCCGTCGCTGCCGGTGCCGATGATGAACATCATCAACGGCGGCGCGCATGCCGACAACAACGTCGACTTCCAGGAATTCATGGTGCTGCCGGTGGGCTTCACCTCGTTCTCCGAAGCGCTGCGTGCCGGCACCGAGATCTTCCATTCGCTGAAGTCGGTGCTGAAGGGCCACGGCCTGAGCACGGCGGTCGGCGATGAAGGCGGCTTCGCACCGGACTTCCGCAGCAACGTCGAAGCGCTCGACACCATCCTCGAAGCGATCGGCAAGGCCGGCTACACCGCCGGTGAAGACGTGCTGCTGGGCCTGGACGTGGCCTCCAGCGAGTTCTTCGAGAACGGCAAGTACAACCTGGTTGGCGAGAACAAGCGCCTGACCTCCGAGCAGTTCGTCGACTTCCTCGCCGACTGGGCCGCGCAGTACCCGATCATCACCATCGAAGATGGCCTGGCCGAGAACGACTGGGCCGGCTGGAAGCTGCTGACCGATCGCATCGGCAAGAAGGTGCAGCTGGTCGGTGACGACCTGTTCGTGACCAACCCGAAGATCTTCCAGGAGGGCATCGACTCAGGCACCGCCAACGCGATCCTGATCAAGGTCAACCAGATCGGCACCCTCAGCGAAACCCTGGAAGCGATCGCCATGGCCGACCGTGCCGGCTATGCCGCCGTGGTCTCGCACCGTTCGGGCGAAACCGAAGACACCACCATCGCCGACATCTCGGTTGCCACCACCGCAACCCAGATCAAGACCGGCTCGCTGTGCCGCAGCGATCGCGTGGCCAAGTACAACCAGCTGCTGCGCATCGAGGAAGCCCTTGGTGCCGGCGCGCGTTACGCCGGTCGTGACGCGTTCGTTTCGCTGAAGCGCTGA
- the ftsB gene encoding cell division protein FtsB produces the protein MRDWRWMLLVLALLLGWLQYRFWFGPGNSGEVMMLEAQVANQERDNEGLQQRNDALAAEVKDLKEGQSAIEERARSELGMIKPGEKFYRVVEDAPVAPAQSAAGANAQAAEHPADVP, from the coding sequence ATGCGCGACTGGCGCTGGATGCTGCTGGTGCTGGCCCTGCTGCTGGGCTGGCTGCAGTACCGCTTCTGGTTCGGTCCGGGCAATTCGGGTGAAGTGATGATGCTCGAAGCGCAGGTCGCCAACCAGGAGCGGGACAATGAGGGCCTGCAGCAGCGCAACGATGCGCTTGCTGCCGAAGTGAAGGACCTCAAGGAAGGCCAGTCCGCCATCGAGGAGCGCGCGCGCAGCGAGCTGGGCATGATCAAGCCCGGCGAGAAGTTCTACCGCGTGGTCGAAGATGCGCCGGTTGCACCGGCGCAGTCTGCGGCAGGTGCCAATGCCCAGGCCGCCGAACATCCGGCGGACGTGCCGTGA
- the ispD gene encoding 2-C-methyl-D-erythritol 4-phosphate cytidylyltransferase — MSAAIWVVVPAAGRGTRFGAPLPKQYLQAGGQILLAHTLDALLAHPAVAGAMVVVGQDDADWPGWTEWAGKPVLTCIGGATRAASVLAGLQALPESVRADEFVLVHDAARPNLSLADLGRLLEVGRADPVGAILAAPVRDTLKRAGDDGGIDGTEPRERLWRALTPQLFRRHQLSRALSEAAAAGVEVTDEAMAMERQGQRPLLVEGSEDNFKVTTPADLDRFEFVLSRRAG, encoded by the coding sequence GTGAGCGCGGCGATCTGGGTGGTGGTTCCGGCCGCCGGCCGAGGCACCCGCTTTGGCGCGCCACTACCCAAGCAGTACCTGCAGGCGGGCGGGCAGATCCTGCTCGCCCACACCCTGGACGCGCTGCTGGCGCATCCGGCCGTGGCCGGGGCAATGGTGGTGGTCGGGCAGGACGACGCCGACTGGCCGGGCTGGACCGAGTGGGCGGGCAAGCCGGTGCTGACCTGCATCGGCGGCGCGACCCGTGCCGCTTCGGTGCTGGCCGGGTTGCAGGCGCTGCCGGAGTCGGTGCGCGCCGACGAGTTCGTGCTGGTCCACGACGCGGCGCGTCCGAACCTGTCGCTGGCCGATCTCGGTCGCCTGCTTGAAGTCGGTCGTGCCGATCCGGTCGGCGCGATCCTGGCCGCGCCGGTGCGCGACACGCTCAAGCGCGCGGGCGACGATGGTGGCATCGATGGCACCGAGCCGCGCGAACGGCTGTGGCGTGCGTTGACCCCGCAGCTGTTCCGTCGCCACCAGCTCAGCCGTGCGCTGTCCGAGGCTGCGGCCGCCGGTGTCGAGGTCACCGACGAGGCCATGGCCATGGAGCGCCAGGGCCAGCGCCCGCTGCTTGTGGAAGGCAGCGAGGACAACTTCAAGGTCACCACCCCGGCCGATCTGGACCGGTTCGAATTCGTACTTTCCCGCCGCGCCGGCTGA
- the ispF gene encoding 2-C-methyl-D-erythritol 2,4-cyclodiphosphate synthase, whose amino-acid sequence MSTAPFPPVRIGQGYDVHAFGEGDHIMLGGVNVPHSCGVLAHSDGDVILHALCDAMLGALALGDIGQHFPPSDDRWKGADSSEFVRHCDSLLRERGWRVGNTDITVICERPKVGPHALAMRERIGGLLQLPLDAVSVKATTSEKLGFTGRGEGIAAQAVVLLVAA is encoded by the coding sequence ATGAGCACCGCACCGTTCCCGCCCGTCCGCATCGGCCAGGGCTACGACGTCCATGCCTTCGGTGAAGGCGATCACATCATGCTTGGCGGCGTGAACGTACCGCACAGCTGTGGCGTGCTCGCGCACAGCGACGGCGACGTGATCCTGCATGCCCTGTGCGATGCCATGCTCGGCGCGCTGGCGCTGGGTGACATCGGCCAGCACTTCCCCCCGAGTGATGATCGCTGGAAGGGCGCCGACAGCAGTGAGTTCGTGCGCCACTGCGACAGCCTGCTGCGCGAGCGCGGCTGGCGCGTCGGCAACACCGACATCACCGTGATCTGTGAGCGACCCAAGGTTGGACCGCATGCGCTGGCGATGCGCGAGCGCATCGGCGGGCTGCTGCAGCTGCCGCTGGACGCGGTCAGCGTCAAGGCCACCACCTCGGAAAAGCTCGGCTTCACCGGCCGCGGTGAGGGCATCGCTGCTCAGGCGGTGGTGCTGCTGGTGGCGGCATGA
- the truD gene encoding tRNA pseudouridine(13) synthase TruD: protein MIPVPLAFGAPLLTARIRTTPDDFQVDELPAFEATGEGEHLLLHIRKRGANTVHVAKLLAAWAGLPEMAVSYAGMKDRHAVTTQRFSVHLPKRIAPDLAALASDEIEVLDATWHNRKLQRGALAGNRFKLVLRDVKGDRAAISERLQQIAERGLPNWFGEQRFGRDGGNVPAALAMFGGRRMRKDQRSLLLSAARSALFNRVLAARVEQGSWDQPLDGEVWMLDGSRSVFGPEPYTDVLAERLARFDIHPSAPLWGEGELRSTDAARELELAALDDEESKALRAGLEDARLKQERRALRLRPALLQHVWLADDVLELSFALPPGCYATAVLHELGPVEDASQA, encoded by the coding sequence ATGATTCCGGTACCGCTGGCGTTCGGTGCGCCGCTGCTCACCGCACGCATCCGCACCACGCCGGACGATTTCCAGGTCGACGAACTGCCGGCCTTCGAGGCCACGGGTGAAGGCGAGCACCTGCTGCTGCACATCCGCAAGCGCGGTGCCAATACCGTGCACGTGGCCAAGCTGCTGGCGGCGTGGGCTGGCCTGCCGGAAATGGCGGTCAGCTATGCCGGCATGAAGGATCGCCACGCCGTCACCACCCAGCGCTTCAGCGTGCACCTGCCCAAACGCATCGCGCCGGATCTCGCCGCGCTGGCCAGTGATGAGATTGAAGTGCTCGACGCCACCTGGCACAACCGCAAGCTGCAGCGCGGCGCACTGGCCGGCAACCGCTTCAAGCTGGTGCTGCGCGACGTGAAGGGGGATCGTGCAGCGATCAGCGAACGCCTGCAGCAGATTGCCGAGCGCGGCCTGCCGAACTGGTTCGGTGAGCAGCGCTTCGGCCGCGACGGCGGCAACGTGCCTGCGGCCCTGGCGATGTTCGGTGGCCGTCGCATGCGCAAGGACCAGCGTTCGCTGCTGCTGTCGGCTGCCCGTTCCGCACTGTTCAACCGCGTGCTGGCCGCGCGCGTGGAGCAGGGCAGCTGGGACCAGCCGCTGGACGGCGAAGTGTGGATGCTGGACGGCAGCCGCAGCGTGTTCGGCCCCGAGCCCTATACCGATGTACTGGCCGAACGCCTGGCGCGCTTCGACATCCATCCCAGCGCACCGCTGTGGGGCGAGGGCGAGCTGCGCAGCACCGACGCTGCACGTGAGCTCGAATTGGCAGCGCTGGACGACGAGGAATCGAAAGCGCTGCGGGCCGGCCTGGAAGACGCACGCCTGAAACAGGAGCGCCGCGCGCTGCGCCTGCGTCCGGCGTTGCTGCAGCACGTGTGGCTGGCCGATGACGTGCTGGAACTGTCGTTCGCACTGCCGCCAGGCTGCTACGCCACCGCAGTGCTGCACGAACTCGGCCCGGTCGAAGACGCCTCGCAGGCCTGA
- a CDS encoding Smr/MutS family protein, which produces MSHPEDEDPAALFRAAIGEVTPLRKDAEPAPAAPRPKPRARMAERDEAEAAGEFARLLRDSSPLEAGDVASYRRDNLPPRLFQRLKRGQYSVQDELDLHGATAAQAESLLRQFLLEAHAHEYGCVRIIHGKGLQSDGGAPVLKNLVDRHLRLRNDVLAFHSAPTGQGGTGAVLVLLARR; this is translated from the coding sequence ATGTCGCACCCTGAAGACGAAGATCCGGCCGCCCTGTTCCGTGCGGCCATCGGCGAAGTGACGCCGCTGCGCAAGGATGCCGAACCGGCCCCGGCCGCGCCGCGGCCCAAGCCGCGCGCGCGCATGGCCGAACGTGACGAGGCCGAAGCGGCTGGCGAATTCGCCCGGCTGCTGCGCGACAGCTCGCCACTGGAAGCCGGCGATGTGGCCAGCTATCGGCGCGACAACCTGCCGCCGCGCTTGTTCCAGCGGCTGAAGCGTGGCCAGTATTCGGTGCAGGACGAACTGGACCTGCATGGCGCCACCGCCGCGCAGGCCGAGTCGCTGCTGCGCCAGTTCCTGCTGGAGGCGCATGCTCACGAATATGGTTGCGTACGCATCATCCACGGCAAGGGCCTGCAGTCCGATGGCGGCGCGCCGGTGCTGAAGAACCTGGTCGATCGCCATCTGCGCCTGCGCAACGATGTGCTGGCGTTCCATTCGGCACCGACCGGGCAAGGCGGTACCGGCGCGGTGCTGGTGCTGCTGGCGCGCAGATGA
- the surE gene encoding 5'/3'-nucleotidase SurE — translation MRILVSNDDGVDAAGIRMLASVLREAGHEVTVVAPDRDRSGASNSLTLDLPIRLKRIDHYTVSVAGTPTDCVHLALTGLLEFEPDIVVSGINNAANLGDDVIYSGTVSAAMEGRFLGLPAVAVSLVSRNHDPKHFETAARAAVEIVARLKADPLPADTILNVNVPDLPWNEVKGFEVTRLGNRHRAEGCIAQKDPRGNEVYWIGPAGREQDSGPGTDFHAVRTGHISITPIQVDLTRYQALEKVASWVGGLSAALDRPA, via the coding sequence ATGCGAATCCTGGTCAGTAACGACGACGGCGTCGACGCCGCAGGCATCCGGATGCTGGCCTCGGTCCTGCGCGAGGCAGGCCACGAAGTCACGGTGGTCGCACCCGACCGCGATCGCTCCGGCGCCAGCAACTCGCTCACCCTGGACCTGCCGATCCGCCTCAAGCGCATCGACCATTACACCGTTTCGGTGGCCGGTACGCCGACCGACTGCGTGCACCTGGCGCTGACCGGCCTGCTGGAGTTCGAGCCCGACATTGTCGTGTCCGGCATCAACAACGCCGCCAACCTGGGCGATGACGTGATCTATTCCGGCACCGTCTCGGCGGCAATGGAAGGTCGCTTCCTCGGCCTGCCGGCAGTGGCGGTCTCGCTGGTCAGCCGCAACCACGATCCGAAGCACTTCGAGACCGCCGCGCGTGCCGCGGTGGAAATCGTCGCCCGGCTCAAGGCCGATCCGCTGCCGGCCGACACCATCCTCAACGTCAATGTGCCTGACCTGCCGTGGAACGAGGTCAAGGGCTTTGAAGTCACCCGGCTCGGCAACCGCCATCGCGCCGAAGGCTGCATCGCGCAGAAGGACCCGCGCGGCAACGAGGTGTACTGGATCGGCCCGGCTGGTCGCGAGCAGGACTCCGGCCCCGGCACCGACTTCCATGCGGTGCGCACCGGGCATATCTCGATCACCCCGATCCAGGTCGACCTGACCCGCTACCAGGCGCTGGAGAAGGTGGCCAGCTGGGTCGGCGGCCTCAGTGCCGCGCTGGACCGGCCGGCATGA
- a CDS encoding protein-L-isoaspartate(D-aspartate) O-methyltransferase: MSPRLRLQPEAVGIGMTSQRVRDRLVDRLREAGIVDEPTLNAIRVVPRHLFIDEALASRAYEDTALPIGHGQTISQPWVVARMTEAVLQGAPKRVLEVGTGSGYQAAILGALGLEVYTVERIGDLLRQARKRFRALGMNIRTKHDDGRVGWAEHGPFDAIVVTAAAPALVDALVEQLAEGGRLVAPVGGPGAQSLVQLDRKADGSIEQRVLAPVTFVPLLSGMLD, encoded by the coding sequence ATGAGTCCACGCCTGCGATTGCAGCCGGAAGCTGTCGGCATCGGCATGACCTCGCAGCGCGTGCGTGATCGCCTGGTCGATCGCCTGCGCGAGGCCGGCATCGTCGACGAGCCCACCTTGAATGCGATCCGGGTGGTGCCGCGCCATCTGTTCATCGACGAGGCGCTGGCCTCGCGCGCCTACGAAGACACCGCGCTGCCCATCGGCCACGGGCAGACCATTTCGCAGCCGTGGGTCGTGGCGCGGATGACCGAGGCGGTGCTGCAGGGTGCACCGAAGCGGGTGCTGGAGGTCGGTACGGGTTCCGGCTACCAGGCGGCCATCCTCGGCGCGCTGGGCCTGGAGGTCTACACCGTGGAGCGCATCGGAGACCTGCTGCGGCAGGCGCGCAAGCGCTTCCGGGCGCTGGGCATGAACATCCGCACCAAGCATGACGACGGCCGCGTCGGCTGGGCCGAGCACGGCCCGTTCGATGCCATCGTGGTCACTGCTGCGGCGCCGGCACTGGTTGACGCACTGGTCGAACAGCTGGCCGAGGGCGGCCGGTTGGTGGCACCGGTCGGCGGCCCCGGAGCGCAGTCGCTGGTACAGCTGGACCGCAAGGCTGACGGCAGCATCGAACAACGCGTGCTGGCGCCGGTCACCTTCGTGCCGCTGCTGTCTGGCATGCTCGACTAA
- a CDS encoding YqaA family protein, protein MKIFGPLYERAMKWAAHERAPTYLTVLSFFEAIIFPVMPEVMLAPMCVAQPKRGWWFATLSLAGSMVGALIGYALGHFAFEAIKPLFEAMGMLPAIEQGITTVQAKMAESPWAVFTFLVLGGFMPIPMKVFTWASGIVGVPMPQYLLSMLIGRGKRVYVLAAVIRIGGARAEAALRRWIEPLGWIATALVVVLIAWLVWRSKFA, encoded by the coding sequence ATGAAGATTTTCGGGCCGCTGTACGAGCGGGCGATGAAGTGGGCGGCGCACGAACGCGCGCCGACCTACCTGACGGTGTTGAGTTTCTTCGAGGCGATCATCTTCCCGGTGATGCCGGAGGTGATGCTGGCGCCGATGTGCGTGGCCCAGCCCAAACGCGGCTGGTGGTTTGCCACCCTCAGCCTGGCCGGCTCGATGGTCGGCGCACTGATCGGCTATGCACTGGGCCATTTCGCCTTCGAGGCGATCAAGCCGCTGTTCGAGGCGATGGGCATGCTGCCAGCGATCGAGCAGGGCATCACCACCGTGCAGGCAAAGATGGCCGAATCGCCGTGGGCGGTGTTCACCTTCCTGGTGCTGGGCGGCTTCATGCCGATCCCGATGAAGGTCTTCACGTGGGCATCGGGTATCGTCGGCGTACCGATGCCGCAGTACCTGCTGAGCATGCTGATCGGTCGTGGCAAGCGCGTGTACGTGCTGGCCGCGGTCATCCGGATCGGTGGCGCGCGTGCCGAAGCGGCGCTGCGCCGCTGGATTGAACCGCTGGGCTGGATCGCCACCGCGTTGGTGGTGGTGCTGATCGCCTGGCTTGTATGGAGGTCGAAGTTCGCATGA
- a CDS encoding peptidoglycan DD-metalloendopeptidase family protein — MSPDRLSKGVRIGALALLVSTLAACGTATVVRPGGGGSSGGVTTPKTSVPKPGQTVVVRKGDTIYALARIHDITPADLIAWNSLDNPSTIHPGQVIRLYPAGASGGRAPTTVVTAPRSGGSSAGSTAPTTAPAGPVKSNIAWRWPADGAIVGRYVAGDATKQGVDIAGTSGQPVKATANGVVVYSGAGLVGYGELIIIKHSDQWLSAYGHNRKRLVNEGQSVKAGEQIAEMGRTGANRDMVHFEIRYNGKPVDPQQYLPAR; from the coding sequence ATGAGTCCTGATCGTCTGAGCAAGGGAGTGCGCATAGGCGCGCTGGCGTTGCTGGTTTCCACCCTGGCCGCCTGTGGCACCGCGACTGTGGTCCGCCCCGGTGGCGGCGGCAGCAGCGGGGGCGTGACCACGCCAAAGACCTCGGTGCCCAAGCCGGGGCAGACCGTGGTCGTGCGCAAGGGTGACACCATCTATGCGCTGGCCCGCATCCACGACATCACTCCGGCCGACCTGATCGCCTGGAACAGCCTGGACAACCCCTCGACGATCCATCCGGGCCAGGTGATCCGGCTGTATCCGGCTGGTGCCAGTGGCGGCCGCGCGCCGACCACGGTGGTCACCGCCCCGCGTTCCGGTGGCAGCAGTGCCGGCAGCACCGCGCCGACCACCGCACCGGCGGGTCCGGTGAAGAGCAACATCGCCTGGCGCTGGCCGGCCGATGGCGCGATCGTTGGCCGTTACGTGGCCGGCGACGCGACCAAGCAGGGCGTCGACATCGCCGGCACCAGCGGCCAACCGGTGAAGGCCACGGCCAATGGCGTGGTGGTGTATTCCGGCGCCGGCCTGGTCGGCTACGGCGAGCTGATCATCATCAAGCACAGCGACCAATGGCTGTCGGCCTATGGCCACAACCGCAAGCGCCTGGTGAATGAAGGCCAGAGCGTGAAGGCGGGTGAGCAGATCGCCGAGATGGGCCGCACCGGCGCGAACCGCGACATGGTCCACTTCGAGATTCGCTACAACGGCAAGCCGGTCGACCCGCAGCAGTACCTGCCGGCACGCTGA
- a CDS encoding Mth938-like domain-containing protein: MQLNHEPPDYAYSLRAADGRSARVNDQALGSSFFLTPDQLVEHWPVKQAAELQLADLEPILALNPALIVLGTGDRQVFPPAVVMAACLSRGIGLEVMNNPAAARTFNILAAEGRKVAAAFILEG; the protein is encoded by the coding sequence ATGCAGCTGAACCACGAACCGCCTGATTACGCCTACAGCCTGCGCGCCGCCGACGGCCGCTCGGCGCGGGTCAACGACCAGGCGCTGGGCAGCAGCTTCTTCCTGACCCCGGACCAGCTGGTCGAGCACTGGCCGGTGAAGCAGGCCGCCGAACTGCAGCTGGCCGACCTGGAGCCAATCCTGGCACTGAACCCGGCGCTGATCGTGCTTGGCACCGGCGACCGCCAGGTGTTCCCGCCGGCCGTGGTGATGGCCGCCTGCCTGTCGCGCGGCATTGGCCTGGAAGTGATGAACAATCCGGCCGCCGCACGCACCTTCAACATCCTGGCCGCCGAAGGCCGCAAGGTCGCCGCCGCCTTCATCCTGGAAGGCTGA
- the yhbY gene encoding ribosome assembly RNA-binding protein YhbY, with protein MSIALTASQTRFLRGQAHDLKALLQTGGKGVTPAFIAELNEVLERHELVKVKVAAEDRDARDVMIGEIVAATESALVQRIGHVAVLYRPSKEQRQIVLPRG; from the coding sequence ATGTCCATCGCCCTGACCGCCTCCCAGACCCGTTTCCTGCGCGGCCAAGCCCACGACCTGAAGGCCCTGCTGCAGACCGGCGGCAAGGGCGTGACCCCGGCCTTCATCGCTGAGCTGAACGAAGTGCTGGAGCGCCATGAGCTGGTCAAGGTGAAGGTCGCTGCCGAGGACCGCGACGCCCGTGACGTGATGATCGGCGAGATTGTCGCAGCCACCGAAAGCGCGCTGGTGCAGCGCATCGGCCACGTTGCCGTGCTGTACCGCCCGAGCAAGGAACAGCGCCAGATCGTGCTGCCGCGCGGCTGA
- the rlmE gene encoding 23S rRNA (uridine(2552)-2'-O)-methyltransferase RlmE has product MATRSKSSQRWLKEHFSDPFVKKAQAEGMRSRAAYKLEELLERDRLLKPHMVVVDLGAAPGGWSQQVRRQIGDTGRVLALDILDMPPLAGVEFLHGDFREEAVLSQFEAMLGDQPVDLVLSDMAPNKSGVGAVDQPRMMHLAELALDFADNHLKTGGAFLIKLFQGEGFDDYVREMRRRYDKVSIRKPEASRKRSPEVYALGQGKRAHMK; this is encoded by the coding sequence ATGGCAACCCGCAGCAAAAGCAGCCAGCGCTGGCTCAAGGAACACTTCTCCGACCCCTTCGTGAAGAAGGCGCAGGCCGAAGGCATGCGCTCGCGCGCCGCCTACAAGCTCGAAGAACTGCTCGAACGTGACCGGTTGCTGAAGCCGCACATGGTCGTGGTCGACCTGGGAGCGGCCCCGGGAGGCTGGTCTCAGCAGGTCCGGAGACAGATCGGCGACACCGGCCGCGTGCTGGCGCTGGACATCCTGGATATGCCGCCGCTGGCCGGCGTGGAGTTCCTTCATGGTGACTTCAGGGAAGAAGCCGTCCTATCTCAGTTTGAAGCCATGCTCGGGGATCAGCCGGTAGACCTTGTGCTGTCGGACATGGCCCCCAATAAGAGTGGTGTGGGCGCGGTCGACCAGCCGCGGATGATGCACCTGGCGGAGCTGGCCCTGGATTTTGCCGACAACCACCTGAAGACCGGTGGGGCCTTCCTGATCAAGCTGTTCCAGGGTGAAGGCTTTGACGACTATGTGCGCGAAATGCGCCGCAGGTACGACAAGGTCTCCATCCGCAAGCCGGAAGCCTCGCGCAAGCGCTCTCCCGAGGTGTATGCCTTGGGTCAGGGAAAACGCGCCCACATGAAGTAA